cgtaagtgctcacgtacctacggaaaccgctgaggacaatagtagggacgccttctatgatgaactcaatgcgttgatgtttaaaataccaagccagcaggtggtcattgtcggaatcgacacaaatgcgaagatggtactcgaacagcaatccgatgtgctaggaaaatggtattattcagcggagcgcacgtcagACAACGGTGatcgtctggtcgacttgtgcgaacagacgggcctcatcatcgcttccacgtttaggaggaatcatcgacgccatcagctcacgtggcaagGGTCAACctttttaacgcctgaagagcagcgcaagcggaagatgaggactcttaagcttcaacTCGAccacgttctggcgaggaacattcctcagtcagatatccgaaaatctagagctgtttgggacgtcgcgttcgactctgaccaccgtccaattcttctcagcttcaagatacggttccacaagagaaaccgaggagtccCTCTTCAaacgaaaatcgacatggcaggtctgaaagacgatgaatgcagaagaaaattccgccaacgtgtgtctattcatacTGGAGTACgaaccaggaagaagcttagcgatgcggattccttcacaaagtgcatccaggacgctgcaagggaaacgcttccggttctattgccgcggaagaagtttgcctttgcatctgcggaaacaaaattcacGTACAATTTTGTATGTGCCGCTCGCAGTGCTGGTGaattcaaccaggaaaagcgccttagaaggaagctgcgtcgtcatctgcaacaagaccgcgatagcGAGTGGatgtcaagagcgatggagtttgagaaggcgtgggaggacaggaacccgcggaaagcttATGCTCTTTTAAAACAGTATAGGGCAAaacgaaaagatgttctccagtccacagcactgccaatggagtagctgtcggtgaagcaacctttCCACTTCggagggaacacttcaaggccttgctgaaccggctagcaccgtgaGCTCTAGAACttgagcacgttcatagaccgacatatgtgGTTAaggaggagccaccgaccgagtcggaggttctagtctgtattcaaaaaatggaaatggaaaatctggtggagacgatggGATTgccgcagaaatgctaaaatattttcctccgtctgggattcgtgggatgacaaagatcatccgttcaatatggatagacgaaaggatacctgactcgtggagacacgctatcataattcccctccacaagaagttatccgtcacggaccctaggaattatcaaggtatctctttgctgcgtgttatgtacaagattttggagcggattatcctggaccgacttattaagcatcgcgaagaaacaacgcgcgacgagcaagttGGCTTTcctcctggccgatctacgattgaccagatGTTCATCATCAGcaaagtgatcgaaatctggcagcggtactcgaagccaatgcaattagcgtttctaggccgcgttcgactctcctcatcgaggccgtcttctcaaggcgctccgcgccgatggagtaccaggaaagttcgttcgcttgcttgatgacatgaatcaacgaacaactgctgcagttcgaacaccagctggatgtacaataccgtttgaagtggtaactggagtaagacaaggggcagtggcaggacccttcctgttcaatttcgccattgacgacattatgcgaagaacagtcgatcagtgtcctgccgacattgtcttagcaccatcagggtgccccttggctgatctcgagtacactgacgatgttgttatattcgcagaaagcagtacgaaacttcaacatgttgtcaaccttctatcgaagctggctgcagcctatgggctacgcctacgccctgataaatgcaagcagatgtggatctctttgagacctcgaacgggaattagggtggacggacaactgatagaactcgtcgatgagttctgttacctgggctgtacgctgaagaacaacagcgagagagatgttcagcaaagatgcgctaaggccacttc
The Necator americanus strain Aroian chromosome I, whole genome shotgun sequence genome window above contains:
- a CDS encoding hypothetical protein (NECATOR_CHRI.G1833.T1), which gives rise to MNSNKPLYPNFCDISVCLLLHCRKHASEIGPSSASKITPYTAAMVMRRKCAFLRLRDRRGRKLWIVSAHVPTETAEDNSRDAFYDELNALMFKIPSQQVVIVGIDTNAKMVLEQQSDVLGKWYYSAERTSDNGDRLVDLCEQTGLIIASTFRRNHRRHQLTWQGSTFLTPEEQRKRKMRTLKLQLDHVLARNIPQSDIRKSRAVWDVAFDSDHRPILLSFKIRFHKRNRGVPLQTKIDMAGLKDDECRRKFRQRVSIHTGVRTRKKLSDADSFTKCIQDAARETLPVLLPRKKFAFASAETKFTYNFVCAARSAGEFNQEKRLRRKLRRHLQQDRDSEWMSRAMEFEKAWEDRNPRKAYALLKQYRAKRKDVLQSTALPME
- a CDS encoding hypothetical protein (NECATOR_CHRI.G1833.T2) → MESLATTICFVTLNCRMNSNKPLYPNFCDISVCLLLHCRKHASEIGPSSASKITPYTAAMVMRRKCAFLRLRDRRGRKLWIVSAHVPTETAEDNSRDAFYDELNALMFKIPSQQVVIVGIDTNAKMVLEQQSDVLGKWYYSAERTSDNGDRLVDLCEQTGLIIASTFRRNHRRHQLTWQGSTFLTPEEQRKRKMRTLKLQLDHVLARNIPQSDIRKSRAVWDVAFDSDHRPILLSFKIRFHKRNRGVPLQTKIDMAGLKDDECRRKFRQRVSIHTGVRTRKKLSDADSFTKCIQDAARETLPVLLPRKKFAFASAETKFTYNFVCAARSAGEFNQEKRLRRKLRRHLQQDRDSEWMSRAMEFEKAWEDRNPRKAYALLKQYRAKRKDVLQSTALPME
- a CDS encoding hypothetical protein (NECATOR_CHRI.G1834.T1); the protein is MTKIIRSIWIDERIPDSWRHAIIIPLHKKLSVTDPRNYQGISLLRVMYKILERIILDRLIKHREETTRDEQVGFPPGRSTIDQMFIISKAAFDSPHRGRLLKALRADGVPGKFVRLLDDMNQRTTAAVRTPAGCTIPFEVVTGVRQGAVAGPFLFNFAIDDIMRRTVDQCPADIVLAPSGCPLADLEYTDDVVIFAESSTKLQHVVNLLSKLAAAYGLRLRPDKCKQMWISLRPRTGIRVDGQLIELVDEFCYLGCTLKNNSERDVQQRCAKATSAFNS